A single window of Flavobacterium sp. 140616W15 DNA harbors:
- a CDS encoding alcohol dehydrogenase catalytic domain-containing protein translates to MKALLIHTYESDFVSAQIDKPTLKAGEVLIKIHASGVNPIDNKIRIGKAPYATPVLPAILGTDLAGVIEEIGPDVTDFAVGDEVYGLTGGVLGLQGTLAEYTAVDANLVAKKPTNLTMREAAAVPLVLLTAWEGLADRVTIKKETKSSFMEVQVVLVIWRFS, encoded by the coding sequence ATGAAAGCACTTCTTATACATACTTACGAATCAGATTTTGTAAGTGCTCAAATTGACAAACCTACTTTAAAAGCTGGAGAAGTTTTAATTAAAATACATGCAAGCGGAGTTAATCCAATTGATAATAAAATAAGAATTGGTAAAGCACCTTATGCAACACCAGTACTACCCGCAATTCTAGGAACAGATCTTGCAGGAGTTATTGAAGAAATTGGCCCAGATGTCACCGATTTTGCAGTTGGAGATGAAGTTTATGGGCTTACAGGAGGCGTTTTAGGTCTTCAAGGAACATTGGCAGAATACACCGCTGTAGATGCTAATTTGGTAGCAAAAAAACCAACAAACTTAACAATGAGAGAAGCCGCTGCCGTGCCTTTAGTTCTACTTACAGCTTGGGAAGGTTTGGCAGATAGAGTAACTATAAAAAAGGAGACAAAGTCCTCGTTCATGGAGGTGCAGGTGGTGTTGGTCATATGGCGATTCAGCTAG
- a CDS encoding DUF4202 domain-containing protein: MTTPFQKASEWIDAENAQDPNQESYKNSTYPKELLYSNRMYTKLMDFYPEASEEVQIASKAQHICRWKVARESYPMDRVGYLKWREELKKFHAKTTAVILEKAGYNAEFITRVSFLIEKKLLKKDAETQLLEDVICLVFLEYYLDPFVHKHDEEKLKNIIKKTWDKMSDKGHQEALKIKYSAENLELIKASLGL, from the coding sequence ATGACAACACCTTTTCAAAAAGCAAGTGAATGGATTGATGCCGAAAATGCTCAAGATCCAAATCAGGAATCTTATAAAAACAGTACATATCCTAAAGAGCTATTATACTCTAACAGAATGTACACTAAATTGATGGATTTTTATCCTGAAGCTTCAGAAGAAGTGCAAATTGCCTCCAAAGCCCAACACATCTGCAGATGGAAAGTAGCACGTGAATCGTATCCAATGGATCGCGTAGGATATTTAAAATGGAGAGAAGAATTAAAAAAATTTCATGCAAAAACAACAGCGGTAATTCTAGAAAAAGCAGGTTATAATGCTGAATTTATTACTCGTGTTTCTTTTTTGATAGAAAAAAAATTACTTAAAAAAGATGCTGAAACCCAATTACTTGAGGATGTCATCTGTCTTGTCTTTCTAGAATATTACCTTGACCCATTTGTACATAAACACGATGAAGAAAAGCTCAAAAATATCATCAAAAAAACCTGGGATAAAATGTCTGATAAAGGTCACCAAGAAGCGCTTAAAATAAAATATAGTGCAGAAAATCTTGAATTAATAAAAGCTTCTTTAGGATTGTAA
- a CDS encoding response regulator transcription factor, translating into MADIIRVVLADDHVFVRDGIKSLLNNEPNIEVVGEAADGIETLEVVTNKQPDLLIVDIRMPFLTGIEVVEKLREQNQLVKIIILTMYESEEYVLKSIKAGADGYILKGSSKEEFLKALHTVLQGSKYYSGDISSILIKQLLCNDFNNDLKQSLNEEIIITKREKEILRLLLSGKGNKEIAETLSISKRTAEVHRFNLMKKLKVKNLMELSNKATEYSLVQIKTDTISQS; encoded by the coding sequence ATGGCAGATATTATTCGTGTTGTTCTAGCAGATGACCATGTATTTGTAAGAGATGGAATTAAATCATTATTAAATAACGAACCTAATATTGAAGTTGTTGGTGAAGCTGCTGATGGCATAGAAACTCTAGAAGTTGTTACTAATAAACAACCCGATTTACTTATAGTAGATATTCGCATGCCATTCTTAACTGGCATTGAAGTAGTAGAAAAACTTAGAGAACAAAATCAACTTGTTAAAATAATCATACTAACTATGTATGAATCTGAAGAATATGTATTAAAATCAATTAAAGCCGGTGCTGATGGTTATATACTAAAAGGATCAAGTAAAGAAGAGTTTTTAAAAGCACTACATACAGTCCTTCAAGGAAGTAAATACTATAGCGGCGACATATCTTCAATATTAATAAAACAACTACTCTGTAATGATTTTAATAACGATTTAAAACAATCTTTAAACGAAGAAATCATAATAACCAAAAGAGAAAAAGAAATCCTTAGACTATTATTATCCGGAAAAGGAAACAAAGAAATTGCCGAAACTCTTAGTATTAGCAAAAGAACTGCCGAGGTTCATCGTTTTAATTTGATGAAAAAACTCAAAGTAAAAAACCTAATGGAGCTGTCTAATAAAGCTACTGAATATTCTTTGGTGCAGATTAAAACAGATACTATTTCACAGTCCTAA
- a CDS encoding DUF2130 domain-containing protein: protein MAEQSSIQCPNCGTIIDVNDILKHQLEDSIRKEFQQKATAQAKELELKNEQFEKAKAEFEAKKKQENELFTERLDREKKVAEKEITEKLKTKLAEENKDRLLSMEKELSEKSEKLRELNKMEGEIAKLQREKLEMKEAIEAESQKQLNAALVLERDKIRKQEEEKNELKIKEYQKQSDDQKKLIEEMKRKQEQGSMQLQGEVMELAIEEWLASNFPLDSIDEVKKGANGADCLQIVNTRELQNCGSIYYESKRTKAFQPAWIEKFKNDIRDKKANIGVLVTEVMPAGMDRMGMRDGIWICTYEEFKGLSAVLRQSLIQVSQAVQAQENKGDKMAMLYDFLTSNEFRLQIEGIVEGFTQMQTDLDSEKRAMQRIWKQREKQIEKVVNNTLGMYGSIRGIAGNAVQTVRALELDFIDDQTEELE from the coding sequence ATGGCTGAGCAATCTTCAATTCAGTGTCCAAATTGCGGAACAATAATCGATGTAAATGATATCCTAAAACACCAATTAGAGGATAGCATCCGTAAAGAATTTCAGCAAAAGGCTACTGCTCAGGCAAAAGAGTTAGAGCTTAAAAACGAGCAATTTGAAAAAGCCAAAGCTGAATTTGAAGCCAAAAAGAAACAAGAAAATGAACTTTTCACAGAACGCTTAGATCGAGAGAAAAAAGTAGCTGAAAAAGAAATTACCGAAAAACTTAAAACAAAACTCGCCGAAGAAAATAAAGACCGTTTGCTTTCGATGGAAAAAGAACTTTCGGAGAAATCTGAAAAGTTACGAGAATTAAATAAAATGGAAGGTGAGATTGCAAAACTCCAACGTGAGAAACTGGAAATGAAAGAAGCAATTGAAGCCGAATCTCAAAAACAACTCAATGCCGCTTTAGTTCTTGAACGTGATAAAATTCGAAAACAAGAAGAAGAAAAAAATGAGTTAAAAATAAAAGAATACCAAAAACAATCCGACGATCAAAAGAAGCTTATCGAAGAAATGAAACGCAAGCAGGAACAAGGTTCTATGCAATTGCAAGGCGAAGTAATGGAACTGGCTATTGAAGAATGGCTTGCTTCTAATTTTCCGTTAGATAGTATCGATGAAGTTAAAAAGGGAGCTAATGGAGCCGATTGCTTACAGATTGTAAACACCCGCGAATTACAAAATTGCGGATCTATTTATTACGAAAGCAAACGTACCAAGGCTTTCCAACCTGCTTGGATTGAAAAATTTAAAAATGATATTCGTGATAAAAAAGCCAACATTGGAGTGCTTGTTACTGAAGTTATGCCTGCTGGAATGGATCGTATGGGAATGCGTGACGGTATCTGGATATGTACTTATGAAGAATTTAAAGGACTAAGCGCTGTTTTACGCCAATCATTAATACAAGTAAGTCAAGCAGTACAGGCACAAGAAAACAAAGGCGATAAAATGGCAATGTTATACGATTTCTTAACCAGTAACGAATTCCGTTTACAGATTGAAGGTATCGTAGAAGGTTTTACACAAATGCAAACCGACTTAGATTCAGAAAAAAGAGCCATGCAACGTATCTGGAAACAACGCGAAAAACAAATAGAGAAAGTAGTCAATAATACCTTAGGAATGTACGGATCTATACGTGGAATAGCAGGAAACGCAGTTCAAACCGTAAGAGCTTTAGAACTCGATTTTATTGATGACCAAACAGAGGAATTAGAATAG
- a CDS encoding zinc-binding dehydrogenase — MAIQLAKIFGGDVYTTVSSNKTAIAKSLGATPIDYKSVEVEDYVNQHTQGIGFDIIYDTVGGQSLDDSFKAIRHYGHISSCAAFGTHNLAIGSLRSSNLHGVFVLHPMLSGEGRKHHGDILKQATKLIEEGKLKPILDSRKFTLDNAIEAHKAVSDGSAIGKIVVDII; from the coding sequence ATGGCGATTCAGCTAGCTAAAATTTTTGGTGGCGATGTATATACAACAGTTTCTTCTAATAAAACAGCTATTGCAAAATCATTAGGAGCAACACCTATTGATTACAAATCTGTAGAAGTAGAAGATTATGTTAATCAGCATACGCAAGGAATTGGTTTTGATATTATTTATGACACCGTTGGAGGTCAATCATTAGATGATTCATTTAAAGCAATACGTCATTATGGACACATAAGCAGCTGTGCTGCCTTTGGAACACATAATTTAGCAATAGGATCACTTCGATCATCTAACTTACACGGAGTATTTGTTCTACATCCAATGTTAAGCGGAGAAGGAAGAAAACATCATGGAGATATTCTTAAACAGGCTACAAAACTAATTGAAGAAGGAAAATTAAAACCAATTTTAGATTCTAGAAAATTTACATTAGACAATGCCATCGAAGCGCATAAAGCTGTAAGTGATGGTTCTGCTATTGGAAAAATTGTAGTAGATATTATTTAA
- a CDS encoding class I SAM-dependent methyltransferase, translated as MEKSTIAEIKERFDNDVERFSNLDTGQLSTIDAKISLELITEASKRIVPHAKNVLDIGCGAGNYTLMMLSKVPDLNCTLVDLSKPMLDKAFERVSEATNNRVEVKQGDIRDVELLENHYDIILAGAVLHHLRDDADWETTFTKIYRLLKPGGCFMISDLITQDTELLNEYTWERYGDYLEGLGGKEYRKNVLDYVAKEDSPRSMNYQLDLMKKIGFTSVEILHKNMCFGAFGGIK; from the coding sequence ATGGAAAAATCAACTATTGCAGAAATAAAGGAACGTTTTGATAATGATGTCGAGCGATTTTCTAATTTAGATACGGGGCAATTGTCAACTATTGATGCGAAAATTTCGTTAGAACTTATTACCGAAGCTTCAAAGAGGATTGTACCTCATGCAAAAAATGTATTAGACATTGGTTGTGGCGCCGGTAATTATACGTTGATGATGCTTTCTAAAGTTCCAGATTTAAATTGCACATTGGTTGATTTAAGTAAACCAATGTTGGATAAAGCCTTTGAGAGGGTTTCGGAGGCAACCAATAATAGGGTAGAAGTAAAGCAAGGCGATATTCGTGATGTAGAATTGTTAGAAAATCATTATGATATTATTTTAGCTGGAGCGGTTTTACATCATTTGCGAGATGATGCTGATTGGGAGACAACTTTTACTAAGATATATAGATTATTAAAACCTGGTGGCTGCTTTATGATTTCGGATTTGATTACTCAAGACACGGAATTATTAAATGAGTATACTTGGGAACGATATGGCGATTATTTAGAAGGGCTAGGAGGCAAGGAATACCGTAAAAATGTACTGGATTATGTCGCCAAAGAAGATTCGCCACGATCTATGAATTACCAATTGGATTTGATGAAAAAAATTGGCTTTACCAGTGTCGAAATTTTACATAAAAACATGTGTTTTGGTGCTTTTGGTGGGATAAAGTAA
- a CDS encoding META domain-containing protein, giving the protein MKKLFLLVSVAILSFSCKTTVKPLTQPKEDNPASMNTNNADEYDGSTFFKATGNEPFWGLKIGKETIRFTSLIEGLEEISAPYVDPIRAMDANVKLYRFTTKTGSMSITIQQMDCTDTMSGDKSPYNVKIEITNNSDASVKKIEGCGRYITDYRLHDIWVLEQLKGKKVTIADFQRELPRIEIYSAENRFSGFGGCNQINGGIFYENDVLRFTNVASTLMACGGNNNKEDEFLQALQSTTTYTVANNRLSLSNPSGLLLVFKKVD; this is encoded by the coding sequence ATGAAAAAACTATTTTTATTAGTCTCGGTCGCAATTTTGTCATTCAGCTGTAAAACGACAGTAAAACCTTTAACTCAACCAAAGGAGGATAATCCGGCATCTATGAATACAAATAATGCAGACGAATACGATGGTTCGACATTTTTTAAGGCTACTGGCAACGAGCCTTTTTGGGGTTTAAAAATTGGTAAAGAAACAATTAGGTTTACCTCGCTGATTGAAGGATTAGAAGAGATTAGTGCTCCTTACGTTGATCCAATAAGAGCAATGGATGCCAATGTTAAGTTGTATCGTTTTACTACTAAAACAGGAAGTATGAGTATTACTATTCAACAAATGGATTGTACTGATACTATGTCTGGAGACAAATCACCTTACAATGTTAAAATCGAAATTACCAATAATAGTGATGCAAGCGTAAAGAAGATCGAAGGTTGCGGAAGATACATCACTGATTATCGTTTACATGATATCTGGGTTTTAGAGCAATTGAAAGGAAAAAAAGTTACAATAGCCGATTTTCAACGTGAATTACCTAGAATTGAAATTTATAGTGCCGAGAACAGATTTTCAGGATTTGGAGGATGCAATCAGATTAATGGAGGTATTTTTTATGAGAATGATGTATTGCGTTTTACAAATGTAGCTTCAACATTAATGGCTTGTGGAGGTAATAATAACAAAGAAGATGAGTTTTTGCAAGCGCTTCAGAGTACAACAACTTACACTGTTGCTAATAACAGATTATCCTTGTCAAACCCATCAGGATTACTTTTAGTTTTTAAGAAGGTAGATTAA